From the Xyrauchen texanus isolate HMW12.3.18 chromosome 49, RBS_HiC_50CHRs, whole genome shotgun sequence genome, one window contains:
- the LOC127640745 gene encoding sorting nexin-24-like: MSDFSTAVFRVYDRSRSWILISVCDCVCVCVMWDHQYVSRAIEIFIPSLIRELDEMGKLRKLFRVEILFNGRKHFVLRRYSEFQTLHRKLKKILRAPDFPSKRNQHLRTKPLEQRRQELEDYIQVILYENGAVPQELLDFLQVKHFHLASKNCNSDENQSDDPQEGYRYKIILLSFTLHISPFQGGLYRTRRELCIHISIYLNGSFL; encoded by the exons ATGAGTGACTTTTCCACGGCTGTGTTCAGAGTTTATGATCGCAGCCGCTCGTGGATCTTGATTTCagtctgtgattgtgtgtgtgtgtgtgtgatgtgggaTCATCAGTATGTGTCTCGAGCCATCGAGATCTTTATTCCGTCTCTCATAAGGGAACTGGACGAGATGGGAAAATTGCGCAAA CTCTTCAGGGTGGAGATTCTGTTCAATGGAAGGAAACACTTTGTTTTACGGCGGTACAGTGAATTTCAGACGCTTCACAGAAAGTTGAAAAAGATTCTGCGAGCTCCTGATTTTCCAAGTAAGAGAAACCAGCACCTGCGGACCAAGCCACTGGAGCAAAGACGACAGGAACTGGAGGACTACATACAG GTGATTCTGTATGAAAATGGAGCTGTTCCTCAAGAGCtcctggactttctgcaggtcaaacattttcatttagcGAGCAAGAACTGCAACTCAGA TGAAAATCAGTCAGATGACCCTCAAGAGGGATACAGGTATAAAATCATCCTCCTATCATTTACCCTGCATATAAGTCCTTTTCAAGGAGGTCTATATAGGACCAGGAGAGAGCTATGCATTCACATTTCCATTTATCTCAATGGCAGTTTCCTTTGA
- the LOC127640474 gene encoding sorting nexin-1-like, which yields MAASSERSPPPFPDSEEPELLEDSDEGADAFTGTSISEMDSPSPVDITGPPKDIFNDLSEDILNDPLIDTNSETQKSVDAKISSPGSDEAIDMFSDPLDDETDVISSPDVKTSVPDLLNESLTSNIVEPPKSDVISEPGKPGHRNDITDRKKDIFEDPPKDTSKSSGTTSAKKAASSELFGDDDDEDLFQEPLKAGLKKPQPSTLSRPPVDIFTEVKSESKIKPQTKDAPMDLFAEEAVTAPVAKPATSANSRTNGVHSKEQDLFTEATVELSLDSPCNDRKKKDVMKPSVSTSDASVASSSSSKPPAKTLEEMEEEESEDKFDLNISITNPEKVGDGMNAYMAYKVSTQTSLPMFRSKTFTVRRRFSDFLGLYEKLSEKHTQNGYIVPPPPEKSILGMTKLKVGKEDPSSAEFVERRRAALERYLQRVVSHPSLLQDPDVREFLEKEELPRAVSTQTLSGAGFLKMINKATDAVSKMTIKMNEQDVWFDDKIQDVENEEQQMRKLHVMVESLVSHRKELSGSTAVFAKSMAMLGSSEDNTALSRALSQLAEVEDRIEQLHQEQASSDFFTFSELLADYIRLLGAVRGCFDQRMKSWQRWQDAQNTLLKKREAEAKLLWANKPDRLQQAKDEIADWEAKVTQYERDFERISATVQKDVIRFDKEKARDFKRQIVKYLESLLHSQQQLMKYWEAFLPEAKAIA from the exons ATGGCGGCTAGCTCGGAGCGCAGTCCTCCTCCTTTCCCGGACTCAGAGGAGCCCGAGCTGCTGGAGGATAGTGACGAGGGCGCGGATGCGTTCACGGGCACG TCAATCTCTGAAATGGATTCTCCATCACCGGTGGACATAACCGGACCTCCTAAAGACATCTTCAATGACCTATCAGAAGATATCTTGAATGATCCTCTGATCGACACTAATTCTGAAACCCAGAAGAGTGTTGACGCCAAGATATCGTCTCCTGGTAGTGACGAGGCCATCGACATGTTCAGTGATCCACTAGATGATGAAACCGACGTAATTAGTTCCCCTGACGTCAAAACTTCAGTGCCAGATCTCTTGAACGAATCGCTGACCAGCAACATCGTAGAACCACCAAAATCTGATGTCATCAGTGAACCAGGCAAACCTGGCCACAGAAATGACATTACGGATCGTAAGAAGGATATTTTCGAAGACCCTCCAAAAGACACCAGCAAAAGTAGCGGAACAACTTCTGCCAAGAAAGCGGCGAGCTCTGAGTTGTTTGGTGATGATGACGATGAAGATCTTTTTCAAGAGCCACTAAAAGCCGGATTGAAGAAGCCCCAGCCCTCGACGCTCAGCAGGCCACCGGTCGACATTTTCACAGAGGTGAAATCGGAATCGAAGATCAAGCCTCAAACTAAAGATGCCCCCATGGATCTGTTCGCAGAAGAAGCCGTAACGGCACCTGTTGCCAAACCTGCCACAAGCGCCAACTCCAGGACTAATGGGGTTCACTCCAAAGAGCAGGATCTCTTCACAG AAGCTACAGTGGAGTTGTCGCTGGACAGTCCTTGTAATGACCGTAAGAAGAAAGACGTAATGAAGCCGTCAGTATCGACATCTGATGCCTCTGTGGCCAGCAGCAGCTCCAGTAAACCTCCGGCCAAAACCCTTGAGGAG ATGGAggaagaggagagtgaagacaagTTTGACTTGAACATTTCCATCACAAATCCAGAGAAAGTTG GTGATGGTATGAATGCATATATGGCCTATAAAGTTTCAACACAG ACATCATTGCCGATGTTCCGGAGCAAGACGTTTACAGTACGCAGGCGTTTTAGTGATTTCCTTGGATTATACGAAAAGCTCTCGGAGAAACACACGCAGAATGGATACATCGTACCTCCACCGCCAGAAAAGAGCATTCTGG GTATGACTAAACTGAAAGTCGGGAAAGAGGATCCGTCTTCGGCAGAGTTTGTGGAGAGGAGGAGAGCCGCGCTTGAGAG GTATCTGCAGAGAGTTGTGAGTCACCCGTCTCTGTTGCAGGACCCTGATGTGAGAGAGTTCTTGGAGAAAGAGGAG TTACCTCGTGCGGTGAGCACCCAAACATTGAGTGGAGCTGGCTTCCTTAAAATGATCAATAAAGCTACAGATGCTGTCAGTAAGATGACCATCAAGATGAATGAACAAGATGTG TGGTTTGATGACAAGATCCAAGATGTTGAGAATGAAGAACAGCAGATGAGGAAGCTTCATGTGATGGTGGAGTCACTGGTCAGCCACAGGAAAG AGTTGTCGGGGAGCACGGCGGTGTTTGCGAAGAGCATGGCGATGTTGGGCAGTTCAGAGGACAACACGGCGCTGTCGCGAGCTCTGTCTCAGCTGGCCGAGGTGGAGGATCGAATCGAGCAGCTACATCAGGAACAGGCGTCAAGCGACTTCTTTACCTTCTCAGAGCTGCTCGCAGATTACATACGACTGCTGGGAGCCGTCAGG GGGTGTTTTGATCAGAGAATGAAATCATGGCAGCGCTGGCAAGACGCTCAGAATACGCTTCTGAAGAAAAGAGAAGCCGAAGCCAAACTCCTGTGGGCCAACAAACCTGACAGACTCCAGCAGGCCAAGGATGAGATCGCAGAT TGGGAAGCAAAGGTCACGCAGTACGAGAGAGACTTTGAAAGAATCTCAGCCACCGTACAGAAAGATGTCATCCGTTTCGAT AAAGAGAAAGCTCGTGATTTTAAAAGACAAATTGTCAAATACCTGGAGTCACTGCTGCACTCACAACAACAG CTGATGAAATACTGGGAGGCATTTTTGCCAGAGGCAAAAGCTATCGCGTGA